The Phycisphaerales bacterium genome has a segment encoding these proteins:
- a CDS encoding FtsW/RodA/SpoVE family cell cycle protein has product MIRAGNGLILAVLALLVFGVVMVTSAGLTVGQETPLTIKQIVLGRTTILALAAFAAMLIAAALPLKRIQAHIGNRSMLVIVTCLFALLLLVFVPGLGRSVNGARRWIEIGPIGFQPSEVAKWTVIMFIAWFAARNVKSLHRFTTGSLLPMILVMLICGLIALEDLGTAVLIAVTTLMMLLIAGAPWKHVLAVGPIAIVGFFAALIASPYRIERLRAFIDPYQDPEGIGYHVIQSVAAVGGGGLAGRGLGHSIQKFGYLPEDTTDFVFAIICEELGLLGCLAVIGLYLLLLGCGLAIVKRTSDLMLRLLGIGILLCIAIQASMNMLVVTGMVPTKGIALPLLSAGGTGWILTAFCLGLIVAIERCCETTRSKAISSQSSTFEPEEQSLAQGA; this is encoded by the coding sequence ATGATCCGGGCTGGAAATGGACTCATTCTCGCTGTTTTGGCACTTCTCGTCTTCGGGGTGGTCATGGTGACCAGCGCGGGGCTTACGGTTGGGCAAGAAACGCCTTTGACCATTAAACAGATCGTTCTGGGCCGCACCACCATTCTGGCCCTTGCTGCATTTGCAGCGATGCTGATTGCAGCTGCTCTACCACTCAAACGCATCCAAGCCCATATTGGCAATCGATCCATGCTTGTGATCGTGACCTGTCTCTTTGCCCTACTTCTGCTGGTATTCGTTCCAGGCTTAGGCCGCAGCGTCAACGGTGCTCGTCGATGGATTGAGATTGGTCCGATCGGATTTCAGCCAAGCGAGGTCGCCAAGTGGACGGTGATTATGTTCATTGCCTGGTTTGCTGCTCGGAATGTAAAAAGCCTACATCGATTCACAACGGGCAGCTTGCTACCGATGATTCTGGTGATGTTGATTTGTGGATTGATTGCGTTAGAAGATCTTGGCACCGCAGTGCTGATTGCAGTGACAACACTTATGATGCTCTTGATTGCTGGGGCTCCCTGGAAGCATGTCCTTGCAGTCGGTCCCATTGCGATCGTTGGTTTCTTTGCTGCTTTGATTGCAAGCCCCTACCGAATAGAGAGACTTCGCGCTTTTATCGATCCATATCAGGATCCTGAGGGCATCGGCTATCACGTCATTCAATCAGTTGCTGCTGTCGGTGGCGGAGGTCTCGCCGGACGTGGGCTTGGCCATTCAATCCAGAAGTTTGGATATCTACCTGAAGACACGACCGACTTTGTATTTGCGATTATCTGTGAGGAGTTGGGCCTGCTCGGATGCTTGGCCGTCATTGGACTCTATCTACTCCTCCTTGGGTGTGGACTGGCCATTGTCAAACGTACCAGTGATCTCATGTTGCGGTTGCTCGGAATAGGCATCCTTTTATGCATCGCAATACAGGCATCCATGAATATGCTTGTGGTCACAGGAATGGTCCCCACAAAGGGTATTGCGCTTCCACTGCTCTCTGCTGGAGGTACTGGTTGGATCCTGACAGCCTTCTGTCTAGGCCTCATCGTCGCTATTGAACGCTGTTGTGAAACCACACGCTCGAAAGCGATCTCGTCTCAAAGCAGTACTTTTGAACCAGAGGAACAATCTCTGGCTCAGGGTGCATGA